The Petropleomorpha daqingensis genome includes a window with the following:
- the ilvA gene encoding threonine ammonia-lyase, with translation MPADDVPLVTGADVEAAAALLDGIVRRTPLEHSRALAERVGGPVWLKCENLQHTGSFKIRGAYTRISRLSDAERARGVVAASAGNHAQGVALAARLLGAKATVFMPETAPLPKVAATKAYGAEIHLGGQSLAEPLVLAAEHAERTGAVFIHPFEHRDVIAGQGTVGLEILDQCPDVKTVVVSAGGGGLLSGIAVAVKSRRPDVRIVAVQAEGAAAFPGSLAAGRPVPLPAMATMADGIAVPAPGDLTFAHVSELVDEMRTVSEEDLSRALLFCLERAKMVVEPAGVAAVAAVLADPASFAPPVTAVISGGNIDPVLLLKVVQHGMAAAGRYLSLRLRVPDRPGSLAAVLAELAAVGANVLEVEHERTATRLDVGEVEVFVVLETRGPDHAAEVTAALVRAGFAPTPE, from the coding sequence CTCTCGAGCACTCCCGCGCCCTCGCCGAACGCGTCGGCGGCCCGGTCTGGCTGAAGTGCGAGAACCTGCAGCACACCGGCTCGTTCAAGATCCGCGGGGCGTACACGCGGATCTCCCGGCTGAGCGACGCCGAGCGGGCGCGGGGCGTCGTCGCGGCCAGCGCCGGCAACCACGCCCAGGGCGTGGCGCTCGCCGCGCGACTGCTCGGCGCGAAGGCCACCGTGTTCATGCCCGAGACGGCGCCGCTGCCGAAGGTCGCCGCGACCAAGGCCTACGGCGCGGAGATCCACCTGGGCGGCCAGTCGCTGGCCGAGCCCCTGGTCCTCGCCGCGGAGCACGCCGAGCGGACCGGCGCGGTCTTCATCCACCCCTTCGAGCACCGCGACGTCATCGCCGGCCAGGGGACCGTCGGGCTGGAGATCCTCGACCAGTGCCCGGACGTGAAGACGGTGGTCGTCTCCGCCGGCGGCGGGGGGCTGCTGTCGGGGATCGCGGTCGCGGTGAAGAGCCGCCGTCCCGACGTGCGGATCGTCGCGGTGCAGGCGGAGGGCGCCGCGGCGTTCCCCGGCTCGCTCGCGGCCGGCCGGCCGGTGCCGCTGCCCGCGATGGCGACGATGGCCGACGGCATCGCCGTCCCGGCGCCCGGCGACCTGACGTTCGCGCACGTGAGCGAGCTGGTCGACGAGATGCGCACGGTGAGCGAGGAGGACCTCTCCCGGGCGCTGCTGTTCTGCCTGGAGCGGGCGAAGATGGTCGTCGAGCCCGCCGGGGTGGCCGCCGTGGCCGCCGTCCTGGCCGATCCGGCGTCGTTCGCGCCGCCGGTGACCGCGGTGATCTCCGGCGGCAACATCGACCCGGTGCTGCTGCTCAAGGTCGTGCAGCACGGCATGGCCGCCGCCGGGCGGTACCTGTCGCTGCGGCTGCGGGTGCCCGACCGCCCCGGTTCGCTCGCCGCGGTGCTCGCCGAGCTGGCCGCGGTCGGCGCCAACGTGCTCGAGGTGGAGCACGAGAGGACGGCGACCCGCCTGGACGTCGGCGAGGTGGAGGTCTTCGTCGTCCTGGAGACCCGTGGGCCGGACCACGCCGCGGAGGTGACCGCCGCGCTCGTGCGGGCGGGGTTCGCGCCGACCCCCGAGTGA
- a CDS encoding M3 family metallopeptidase, with translation MSASDSVPALSADNPLAAPSSLPFELPPFAGITLEHCREALLTGMAEQRAEVAAIVGSDEPPTFDNTVVALERSGRLLSRAGLVFGNLASSVSTPRLREIERELAPLEAAHADAIRLDPALFARIDAVHAARHESGLDDEQVRLVERYHLDFVLAGAQLDEAGRARLTELNQELSELATTFGQNLQMATEAAAVRVADAAELDGLDDEEIAAAAGAAAERGVEGYLLTLLLPTGQPALAKLRNRELRRRVFEASVSRASSGEHDNRPVAARMAQLRAERARLLGFATHADLIAADQTAKTTEAIDAMLGSMVAPSVANAEKEAEALREAAARDGVELAAWDWAFYSEQVRAERYAVDTGALRPYFELDRVLVDGVFHAAELLYGYRFTPRPELEGYHPDVRVWEVSGADGAPVGLYLGDYFAREGKRGGAWMSSFVTQSRLLGTQPVVLNNLNITKAAAGQPTLLTLDEVNTLFHEFGHALHGLFSAVTYPRFSGTSVPRDFVEYPSQVNEMWALWPEVLAHYARHVETGEPLPSSVVEAIDAAKLWGEGFATLEYLSATLLDQAWHRITPETEIGDPIEFERVALEKAGVASELVLPRYRTTYFQHIFAGGYAAGYYSYIWSEVLDADTVEWFKENGGLRRANGDTFRDRLLSRGGSVDPLAAFRAVRGRDADPAPLLRRRGLAA, from the coding sequence ATGAGCGCCTCTGACTCCGTCCCCGCCCTGTCCGCCGACAACCCGCTGGCGGCGCCGTCGTCGCTGCCGTTCGAGCTGCCGCCGTTCGCCGGCATCACCCTCGAGCACTGCCGCGAGGCGCTGCTGACCGGCATGGCCGAGCAGCGCGCGGAGGTGGCGGCGATCGTCGGCTCCGACGAGCCGCCGACCTTCGACAACACCGTGGTCGCGCTCGAGCGCTCCGGGCGGCTGCTGTCCCGGGCCGGGCTGGTGTTCGGCAACCTCGCCTCGTCGGTGTCCACCCCGCGGCTGCGGGAGATCGAACGCGAGCTGGCCCCGCTGGAGGCGGCGCACGCCGATGCCATCCGCCTGGACCCGGCGCTGTTCGCGCGCATCGACGCCGTCCACGCCGCGCGGCACGAGTCGGGCCTGGACGACGAGCAGGTGCGCCTGGTCGAGCGTTACCACCTGGACTTCGTGCTCGCCGGTGCGCAGCTCGACGAGGCCGGCCGGGCACGGCTGACCGAGCTGAACCAGGAGCTGTCGGAGCTGGCGACGACGTTCGGCCAGAACCTGCAGATGGCCACCGAGGCCGCCGCGGTACGGGTCGCCGACGCCGCCGAGCTCGACGGCCTGGACGACGAGGAGATCGCCGCCGCCGCGGGGGCCGCCGCCGAGCGGGGCGTCGAGGGCTACCTGCTCACCCTGCTGCTGCCCACCGGCCAGCCGGCGCTGGCCAAGCTGCGCAACCGCGAGCTGCGCCGCCGGGTGTTCGAGGCGTCGGTGTCGCGGGCGTCCTCCGGCGAGCACGACAACCGGCCGGTCGCCGCGCGGATGGCGCAGCTGCGCGCCGAGCGGGCGCGGCTGCTCGGCTTCGCCACGCACGCCGACCTGATCGCCGCCGACCAGACCGCGAAGACCACCGAGGCGATCGACGCGATGCTCGGTTCGATGGTCGCGCCCTCGGTCGCCAACGCGGAGAAGGAGGCCGAGGCGCTGCGCGAGGCGGCCGCCCGCGACGGCGTGGAGCTGGCCGCCTGGGACTGGGCGTTCTACAGCGAGCAGGTGCGGGCCGAGCGCTACGCCGTCGACACGGGGGCGCTGCGGCCCTACTTCGAGCTCGACCGGGTGCTGGTGGACGGCGTCTTCCACGCCGCGGAGCTGCTGTACGGCTACCGGTTCACCCCGCGCCCGGAGCTGGAGGGCTACCACCCCGACGTCCGCGTCTGGGAGGTCAGCGGCGCCGACGGCGCGCCCGTGGGCCTCTACCTCGGCGACTACTTCGCCCGCGAGGGCAAGCGCGGCGGGGCGTGGATGAGCTCCTTCGTCACGCAGTCCCGGCTGCTCGGCACGCAGCCGGTGGTGCTCAACAACCTGAACATCACCAAGGCCGCCGCCGGTCAGCCGACGCTGCTCACCCTCGACGAGGTCAACACGCTCTTCCACGAGTTCGGGCACGCGCTGCACGGGCTGTTCTCGGCGGTGACCTACCCGCGGTTCTCCGGCACCAGCGTGCCGCGGGACTTCGTGGAATACCCGAGCCAGGTCAACGAGATGTGGGCGCTGTGGCCGGAGGTCCTGGCGCACTACGCCCGGCACGTGGAGACCGGCGAGCCGCTGCCGTCGAGCGTGGTCGAGGCGATCGACGCGGCGAAGTTGTGGGGCGAGGGCTTCGCGACCCTGGAGTACCTCTCGGCCACGCTGCTCGACCAGGCCTGGCACCGGATCACGCCCGAGACCGAGATCGGCGACCCGATCGAGTTCGAGCGGGTCGCGCTGGAGAAGGCCGGCGTCGCCTCCGAGCTGGTGCTGCCGCGCTACCGGACGACGTACTTCCAGCACATCTTCGCCGGGGGCTACGCGGCCGGGTACTACAGCTACATCTGGTCGGAGGTGCTCGACGCGGACACCGTCGAGTGGTTCAAGGAGAACGGCGGGCTGCGCCGCGCCAACGGCGACACCTTCCGCGACCGGCTGCTCTCCCGGGGCGGTTCGGTCGACCCGCTGGCCGCCTTCCGCGCCGTCCGGGGCCGCGACGCCGACCCGGCGCCCCTGCTCCGCCGCCGCGGTCTCGCCGCCTGA
- a CDS encoding RNHCP domain-containing protein translates to MSVRSRRAENTGFVCGHCAADVPANTDGHYRNHCPFCLWSLHVDDLPGDRASDCRALMEPVGLVEKSGKGWQVVHRCTACGHRQPNRLVRDGDAPDDLDLVLSLPWL, encoded by the coding sequence GTGAGCGTTCGCTCGCGGCGGGCGGAGAACACCGGCTTCGTCTGCGGGCACTGCGCCGCCGACGTCCCGGCGAACACCGACGGGCACTACCGCAACCACTGCCCGTTCTGCCTGTGGTCGCTGCACGTCGACGACCTGCCCGGTGATCGCGCCAGCGACTGCCGGGCGTTGATGGAGCCGGTCGGCCTGGTCGAGAAGTCCGGGAAGGGCTGGCAGGTGGTGCACCGCTGCACAGCGTGCGGCCACCGCCAGCCCAACCGGCTCGTCCGCGACGGCGACGCCCCCGACGATCTCGACCTGGTGCTCTCGCTCCCCTGGTTGTGA
- a CDS encoding phosphatase PAP2 family protein has translation MTRSVPRQEPRLLPPQLRRPALVVLVLCAALVTALGVRYHDDARAGRLDARVYSELSDATGAYHQLLGGLATAVPVLVTAVALVLAALCAAARRWRAAALAIAAPGLTTLVVESAKHVVDRTIHGGLAYPSGHTAGAASVLVVAGLLVLSRRRGQVVAAAVALFLTALAGAGVVGLVMVSIHAHYATDTVAGFGTAVVVTLGLAFGLDALPLRGHVASTAPL, from the coding sequence ATGACCCGTTCCGTCCCGCGGCAGGAGCCGCGCCTCCTGCCGCCGCAGCTCCGCCGCCCCGCCCTCGTGGTGCTCGTGCTCTGCGCCGCGCTGGTCACGGCGCTCGGTGTCCGCTACCACGACGACGCACGGGCGGGCCGGCTCGATGCCCGGGTGTACAGCGAGCTCTCCGACGCCACCGGCGCGTACCACCAGCTGCTCGGCGGGCTGGCGACCGCGGTGCCCGTGCTGGTCACCGCGGTGGCTCTCGTCCTGGCTGCGCTCTGCGCCGCCGCGCGCCGCTGGCGGGCGGCCGCCTTGGCGATCGCCGCCCCGGGCCTCACCACGCTGGTCGTCGAGAGCGCGAAACACGTCGTCGACCGCACCATCCACGGAGGTCTCGCCTATCCGAGCGGGCACACCGCGGGCGCCGCGTCGGTCCTCGTGGTGGCCGGCCTGCTCGTCCTGAGCCGACGCCGCGGGCAGGTGGTGGCCGCGGCGGTCGCCCTGTTCCTCACCGCGCTGGCCGGCGCCGGGGTCGTCGGACTGGTCATGGTGTCGATCCACGCCCACTACGCCACGGACACGGTGGCCGGTTTCGGCACCGCCGTCGTCGTGACGCTCGGCCTCGCGTTCGGTCTCGATGCCCTGCCCTTGCGTGGGCACGTCGCTTCGACGGCCCCGCTGTAG
- a CDS encoding ABC transporter permease translates to MTSLAQAVGDGLTVTRRNLIKVKRVPDLIVFATLSPIMFVLLFVYVFGSAIPIPGISYAEFLLPGILAQTVIFGSTITGASIAEDIQKGLIDRFRSLPMSRSAVLVGRTAADVGLNSISIVVMVITGLIVGWRIHSSVGEAIAGFALLLLFAYAFSWVMATVGLMVRTPEVVNNASFIVIFPLTFIANTFVPTNNFPPVLKAIADWNPVSAVVASVRQLFGNVPPGLPVSDAWSLQHPIVYSLIWAAVLLIVFVPVSVRLYQRTASR, encoded by the coding sequence ATGACCTCGCTCGCCCAGGCCGTCGGTGACGGCCTGACCGTCACCCGCCGCAACCTCATCAAGGTCAAGCGGGTCCCCGACCTGATCGTCTTCGCGACGCTGTCGCCGATCATGTTCGTGCTGCTGTTCGTCTACGTGTTCGGCAGCGCCATCCCGATCCCCGGCATCTCCTACGCGGAGTTCCTGCTGCCCGGGATCCTGGCCCAGACCGTGATCTTCGGGTCGACGATCACCGGGGCGAGCATCGCCGAGGACATCCAGAAGGGGCTGATCGACCGCTTCCGGTCGCTGCCGATGAGCCGCTCGGCGGTGCTCGTCGGCCGGACCGCGGCCGACGTCGGCCTGAACTCGATCTCGATCGTCGTCATGGTGATCACCGGCCTGATCGTCGGCTGGCGGATCCACTCCTCGGTCGGCGAGGCGATCGCGGGCTTCGCCCTGCTCCTGCTGTTCGCCTACGCGTTCAGCTGGGTGATGGCGACCGTCGGGCTGATGGTCCGGACGCCGGAGGTGGTGAACAACGCCAGCTTCATCGTGATCTTCCCGCTGACGTTCATCGCCAACACCTTCGTGCCGACCAACAACTTCCCGCCGGTGCTCAAGGCGATCGCCGACTGGAACCCGGTCTCGGCGGTGGTGGCGTCGGTGCGCCAGCTGTTCGGCAACGTCCCGCCGGGGCTGCCGGTCTCCGACGCCTGGTCCCTGCAGCACCCGATCGTGTACTCGCTGATCTGGGCCGCGGTGCTGCTGATCGTGTTCGTCCCGGTGTCGGTGCGCCTCTACCAGCGGACGGCGAGCAGGTGA
- a CDS encoding ATP-binding cassette domain-containing protein yields MTDAIVVEGLVKRFGDTTALDGVSLAVAEGSVLGLLGPNGAGKTTVVRILSTLLTADAGRAEVVGLDVARDADAVRAAIGLTGQYAAVDEYLTGFENLEMVGRLYRLPKREARARAGELLERFDLTDAADRTAKTYSGGMRRRLDIAASLIARPRVLFLDEPTTGLDPRSRQSMWEFIADLADGGTTILLTTQYLEEADRLADRMVVIDHGKVIARGTGDELKAQVGGQRLEFTVTTAALLPDLAERLRPLGVDEPRLDEQTRRLTLPVRGGAETLAEALRLLEGSTEEIVDVGLRRPDLDDVFLALTGHAAEEAAGEPEPAPASPGGAR; encoded by the coding sequence ATGACCGACGCGATCGTCGTCGAAGGTCTGGTCAAGCGTTTCGGCGACACGACAGCACTGGACGGCGTGAGCCTGGCCGTCGCCGAGGGCAGCGTCCTCGGCCTGCTCGGCCCGAACGGGGCGGGCAAGACCACCGTCGTCCGCATCCTCAGCACGCTGCTGACCGCCGACGCGGGCCGGGCGGAGGTGGTGGGCCTCGACGTCGCCCGCGACGCCGACGCCGTCCGTGCCGCCATCGGCCTGACCGGTCAGTACGCCGCGGTCGACGAGTACCTCACCGGCTTCGAGAACCTGGAGATGGTCGGGCGGCTCTACCGGCTGCCCAAGCGCGAGGCGCGGGCGCGGGCCGGCGAGCTGCTGGAGCGCTTCGACCTCACCGACGCGGCCGACCGCACGGCCAAGACCTACTCCGGCGGCATGCGCCGGCGGCTGGACATCGCCGCCTCGCTCATCGCCCGGCCCCGCGTGCTCTTCCTCGACGAGCCGACGACCGGTCTGGACCCGCGCAGCCGGCAGTCGATGTGGGAGTTCATCGCCGACCTCGCCGACGGTGGGACGACGATCCTGCTCACCACGCAGTACCTGGAGGAGGCCGACCGGCTGGCCGACCGCATGGTGGTCATCGACCACGGGAAGGTCATCGCCCGCGGCACCGGCGACGAGCTGAAGGCCCAGGTCGGCGGCCAGCGGCTGGAGTTCACCGTCACCACGGCGGCGCTGCTGCCCGATCTCGCCGAGCGGCTGCGCCCGCTCGGCGTCGACGAGCCGCGGCTCGACGAGCAGACCCGCCGGCTGACCCTGCCCGTGCGCGGTGGCGCCGAGACGCTGGCCGAGGCGCTGCGGCTGCTCGAGGGCAGCACCGAGGAGATCGTCGACGTCGGCCTGCGCCGGCCCGACCTCGACGACGTCTTCCTCGCCCTGACCGGCCACGCCGCCGAGGAAGCGGCCGGTGAGCCCGAGCCCGCTCCCGCATCGCCCGGAGGTGCCCGATGA